A window from Hymenobacter volaticus encodes these proteins:
- a CDS encoding CocE/NonD family hydrolase, whose translation MKYAVAFLFLLTVIARFGSAQELPRRTYVGINLQGINDSLQRRYELPNKNGIFVRGVREQSSARAAGLLANDIIVQVDKTELGPEVSQFVGLLKQYRLGDKSTFTVLRNGKKIRKQVTFKPFPTESSPWYEAQYSAVQASGNQLRTIITRPKGSKQQKVPMVLFIQGVGCFSVDNPLAQGDVTNRIIDSLSRHGYATMRVDKTGMGDSKGTPCLESNFQMEASGYKAGLAAIKQLPFVDQQNIFIAGFSIGGIMAPVVAEGEPVKGVVVYGTASRSFIEYALQNKRNQSQLQQLPYDSINSLMKTYTAALHLLLTEKQTPTQVLARYPNAARLISFPQHYSYIQQWQDVNLAAAWKKLNTHVLALRGEADYISYSEDHQLIADVVNQQHPGWATFQLLPNVDHGFTKVKTQLESIKLADAPNPERNFEFMTVILHWLDSQRQV comes from the coding sequence ATGAAATACGCTGTTGCCTTTCTGTTTTTACTGACTGTTATTGCTCGTTTCGGTTCGGCGCAGGAGTTGCCCCGGCGCACGTATGTGGGTATCAATTTGCAGGGCATCAATGACAGTTTGCAGCGGCGATATGAGCTACCCAACAAGAACGGCATCTTCGTGCGGGGCGTGCGCGAACAGTCATCGGCACGGGCGGCGGGTTTGCTGGCCAACGACATTATTGTGCAGGTAGACAAGACCGAGCTTGGACCGGAAGTGAGCCAGTTCGTGGGGCTGCTCAAGCAATACCGTCTCGGCGACAAGAGCACATTCACGGTGCTGCGCAACGGCAAAAAAATTCGCAAGCAGGTTACGTTCAAGCCTTTCCCGACGGAAAGCAGCCCGTGGTATGAGGCGCAATATTCGGCGGTGCAAGCCAGCGGCAACCAACTGCGCACCATCATCACGCGGCCCAAAGGCAGCAAGCAGCAGAAGGTGCCGATGGTGCTGTTTATTCAGGGCGTAGGCTGCTTTTCGGTGGATAATCCGCTAGCCCAAGGCGACGTCACGAACCGCATTATCGACTCGCTTTCCCGGCACGGCTACGCTACCATGCGGGTTGACAAAACCGGTATGGGCGATAGCAAAGGCACCCCGTGCCTGGAATCGAACTTTCAGATGGAAGCCAGCGGCTACAAGGCAGGTTTGGCGGCTATCAAACAGCTGCCATTCGTGGACCAGCAGAACATTTTCATTGCCGGGTTCAGCATTGGGGGCATCATGGCGCCGGTAGTGGCAGAGGGCGAGCCAGTGAAAGGCGTGGTGGTGTACGGCACGGCCAGCCGCAGCTTCATCGAGTACGCGCTGCAAAACAAGCGCAACCAAAGCCAACTCCAGCAGCTGCCCTACGACTCCATCAACAGCCTGATGAAAACCTATACCGCAGCGCTACACTTGCTGCTTACTGAGAAGCAAACGCCCACGCAGGTGCTGGCTCGCTACCCCAATGCCGCGCGGTTAATTTCGTTTCCGCAACACTACTCCTACATTCAGCAGTGGCAGGACGTGAATTTGGCCGCGGCCTGGAAGAAGCTTAACACCCACGTACTGGCCTTGCGTGGCGAGGCCGACTACATTTCCTACAGCGAAGATCACCAACTCATTGCCGACGTCGTGAACCAGCAGCACCCAGGGTGGGCCACGTTTCAGCTCCTGCCGAACGTAGATCATGGGTTCACGAAAGTGAAAACTCAGCTAGAGAGCATAAAGCTTGCTGATGCTCCCAATCCAGAGCGCAACTTCGAATTCATGACGGTGATTCTGCACTGGCTGGATAGCCAACGGCAGGTGTAA
- a CDS encoding carboxypeptidase-like regulatory domain-containing protein, which translates to MNPLLLSRFSSTSGWSLTLFLLAAGSAVHAQSHPSIVGNVRTAAGAPLEFATITLHRATDSTVVATEFSDDKGAFRLAQATAGHYLVSASQVGFVRQWSKPFDVATEAVTLPPLTLPASGATALKEVTVVGQRPMFERLADRTVVNVEGSTLAAGNSSLDVLTRSPGVTVDSNNNLSLGASKAYWC; encoded by the coding sequence ATGAACCCTCTGCTACTTTCTCGCTTCTCATCGACCTCAGGCTGGAGCTTAACTTTGTTTTTGCTGGCGGCGGGCAGCGCAGTCCACGCCCAAAGCCACCCTAGTATTGTGGGCAACGTGCGCACCGCTGCGGGCGCACCCCTCGAATTTGCGACCATCACGCTGCACCGCGCTACCGACTCAACGGTAGTTGCAACCGAATTCAGCGACGACAAAGGCGCGTTTCGTTTGGCGCAGGCTACGGCCGGCCACTACTTGGTATCGGCGTCGCAGGTGGGGTTTGTGCGGCAGTGGAGCAAGCCGTTCGATGTAGCAACAGAGGCCGTGACGCTGCCGCCGCTTACACTACCCGCTAGCGGCGCTACGGCTCTGAAAGAGGTAACGGTGGTGGGCCAGCGCCCGATGTTCGAGCGCCTCGCCGACCGTACGGTAGTGAATGTGGAAGGCAGCACGCTGGCCGCCGGCAACAGCTCGCTCGACGTCCTCACCCGTTCGCCCGGCGTGACCGTGGACAGCAACAACAATTTGTCGTTGGGGGCAAGCAAGGCGTACTGGTGCTGA
- a CDS encoding outer membrane beta-barrel family protein, with protein sequence MLIDGKRQPMTGTELADYLRALPAEQLKNIELITNPPAKYEAQGSAGIIAINLKKDQRQGTNGTLNASYGRSQYGKFTSGLTLNHRHKNLNLFGSYAYADRNGVEKLNISRRFYQGQEQERTLTGSISQVSTQNVSIRSHTWKAGADYNLGERTVLGAVVSGLDNQAPLRESSTYTSLFDETGNLSDSYRAVSVRGFNSPNVAANLNFKHTFAPDSSGSRELTTDADYARYTSRRPQDLTTYFKLSGRPTVLLSGDQRGDLTIQSAKVDYTHPVSKTGRIEAGAKASRVHSDNDAQFMETTNGETTVDLSRTNRFKYDENITAAYLSFNQTVGKLNVQAGLRGEHTAAVGRQTIGNQDFERNYFQLFPSAGLKHTLNDRHEVSLSVSRRVDRPSYGQLNPFRVIIDPTTSGAGNPELRPQTSYNFELGHTYKQKFSASLSYSTTDQPIIHVVQPESDSTVVARPVNLGRQQHVGITLTAPLELAKWWTMHNTGVFYYNQFVGSIAGTSLNAGRSSFNFTSNSNFTLSETWSAELNARYQAKDRYGFFMVRPYGLLTLGIQKSVWERKGSIKLAVADLLYTRKIRANSTYDNYTERVYQRNDSRVATLSFSYRFGNDKVAPTRRRAGGQKRKRTAPGSRHSTLRATNSIKAKPAPRLAPAGTAICCPDYQKASLYHLISNLLSKLNHENDCCYSLGCRAFSALLFDLGIGAKPANGVCAGGLLEPCIQPFVPQTSYRALLQRSAPTSARKAGSRKALCVETKPHQAPHDERAERGPAASATRASTSG encoded by the coding sequence GTGCTGATTGACGGCAAGCGCCAGCCCATGACAGGAACGGAACTGGCTGACTACCTGCGCGCCCTACCCGCCGAGCAGCTTAAAAACATCGAGCTGATTACCAACCCGCCCGCTAAGTACGAAGCGCAGGGCAGCGCGGGTATTATTGCTATCAACCTCAAGAAAGACCAGCGCCAAGGCACCAACGGCACCCTGAATGCCAGCTACGGCCGCAGCCAGTACGGAAAGTTCACGTCGGGGCTGACGCTGAATCATCGGCACAAAAACCTGAATCTGTTTGGCTCCTACGCCTATGCGGATCGGAATGGCGTGGAGAAGTTGAACATCAGCCGGCGCTTCTACCAGGGCCAAGAGCAAGAGCGAACGTTAACCGGCAGCATCTCCCAGGTCAGCACGCAGAACGTCAGCATCCGCTCGCACACTTGGAAAGCGGGTGCCGACTATAACCTGGGCGAAAGGACGGTGCTAGGCGCGGTGGTAAGCGGCCTCGACAACCAAGCCCCGCTGCGGGAAAGCAGCACCTACACTTCGCTGTTCGACGAAACTGGCAACCTTTCGGACTCTTACCGAGCTGTTTCAGTGCGCGGGTTCAACTCGCCCAACGTGGCGGCCAACCTCAACTTCAAGCACACCTTCGCGCCGGATTCAAGCGGCAGCCGCGAGCTGACGACCGATGCCGACTACGCCCGCTACACCTCGCGCCGGCCGCAGGATCTAACCACGTACTTCAAGCTGTCGGGCCGGCCGACGGTGTTGCTGAGCGGTGACCAACGCGGCGACCTAACCATTCAATCGGCGAAAGTTGACTACACGCACCCTGTCTCGAAAACGGGTCGCATAGAAGCTGGGGCCAAAGCCAGCCGCGTGCATTCCGACAACGACGCGCAATTCATGGAAACAACCAACGGCGAAACCACCGTGGATTTAAGTCGCACCAACCGCTTCAAGTACGACGAGAATATCACGGCGGCGTATCTGAGCTTCAACCAGACGGTGGGCAAACTGAACGTGCAGGCTGGCCTGCGGGGCGAGCATACCGCCGCAGTTGGCCGCCAAACCATCGGTAACCAAGATTTCGAGCGCAACTATTTCCAACTGTTTCCTAGCGCGGGTCTCAAGCACACCTTGAATGACCGGCACGAGGTATCGTTGTCGGTGAGCCGGCGCGTCGACCGGCCTTCCTATGGGCAGCTCAACCCGTTCCGCGTCATCATCGACCCCACCACTTCGGGGGCCGGCAACCCGGAACTGCGCCCGCAAACCAGCTACAATTTCGAGCTAGGGCACACCTACAAGCAGAAATTCAGCGCCAGCCTGAGCTACAGCACCACCGATCAGCCAATTATCCATGTGGTGCAGCCCGAGTCGGATAGCACGGTGGTGGCGCGACCGGTGAACCTGGGTCGGCAGCAGCACGTGGGCATCACGCTCACGGCCCCGCTGGAGCTAGCTAAGTGGTGGACTATGCACAACACGGGCGTGTTTTACTACAACCAGTTTGTGGGCAGCATTGCTGGTACGTCACTTAATGCCGGGAGGAGCAGCTTCAACTTCACCAGCAATAGCAACTTCACGTTAAGTGAAACCTGGAGCGCCGAACTCAATGCCCGCTACCAAGCCAAGGACCGTTACGGCTTCTTTATGGTACGGCCCTACGGACTGCTGACTCTGGGCATCCAGAAGTCGGTGTGGGAGCGCAAAGGCAGTATCAAGCTGGCCGTGGCCGACCTGCTCTACACCCGCAAAATACGCGCTAACTCCACTTACGACAACTATACTGAGCGCGTCTACCAGCGCAACGACTCACGAGTAGCAACGCTCTCGTTTAGTTACCGCTTCGGCAACGACAAAGTAGCGCCCACCCGCCGCCGCGCAGGCGGGCAGAAGAGGAAAAGAACCGCGCCGGGCAGTAGGCACAGCACCTTACGCGCCACCAACTCAATTAAAGCAAAGCCCGCACCGCGCCTCGCTCCTGCTGGTACTGCTATCTGCTGCCCAGACTATCAGAAAGCTTCTCTTTATCACTTGATTTCTAACCTCTTAAGCAAGTTGAACCATGAAAACGACTGCTGTTATTCGCTTGGGTGCCGCGCTTTTTCTGCTCTCCTGTTCGACCTTGGCATCGGCGCAAAACCAGCCAACGGTGTCTGTGCGGGAGGGCTACTGGAACCTTGTATCCAACCTTTCGTGCCCCAAACAAGCTACCGTGCGCTTCTACAACGGTCAGCACCAACTTCTGCACGAAAAGCAGGTAGTCGGAAAGCGCTTTGTGTTGAAACGAAACCTCATCAGGCCCCGCACGATGAGCGAGCTGAACGTGGCCCTGCAGCAAGTGCTACGCGAGCCTCAACTAGCGGCTGA
- a CDS encoding LytR/AlgR family response regulator transcription factor: MKILIVEDEEMAVKKLTRTLASVEPTAEVVGVAGSIRETVNWLNAHPAPELILMDIELADGQSFQIFEETEVKSTVVFTTSYDEYAIKAFKVNSIDYLLKPIQKDELRAALDKYTQVKALYQGPTTEPAMNVSSLIRELQQLQPKEYRQRFLVQYAQKLVSIETPQIAYFYSDERLNLFRTFDGKKMAVDYTLDELEAMLDPARFFRISRSFLVAIDSVEQIQPYFGNRLALQLKPTIDKEVIVSREKLTPFKTWMGK, encoded by the coding sequence ATGAAAATCCTGATCGTCGAAGACGAAGAAATGGCCGTTAAGAAGCTTACCCGGACTTTGGCTTCCGTAGAGCCCACGGCCGAAGTAGTAGGTGTGGCGGGCAGCATCCGCGAAACAGTGAACTGGCTGAATGCCCACCCGGCTCCGGAACTGATTTTGATGGACATTGAGCTAGCCGATGGCCAGAGCTTCCAAATATTCGAGGAAACCGAGGTAAAAAGCACGGTTGTGTTTACCACTTCCTACGACGAATACGCCATCAAGGCCTTCAAGGTCAACAGCATTGACTATTTGCTCAAGCCCATTCAGAAAGACGAACTGCGGGCAGCCCTCGACAAGTATACGCAGGTGAAAGCCTTGTACCAAGGCCCCACAACCGAGCCAGCAATGAATGTGAGCAGCCTGATTCGGGAGTTGCAGCAGCTGCAACCCAAGGAGTACCGCCAGCGGTTTTTGGTGCAGTACGCGCAAAAGCTGGTTTCCATTGAGACGCCGCAGATTGCCTACTTCTACAGCGACGAACGGCTGAACCTGTTTAGAACTTTCGATGGCAAGAAAATGGCCGTAGACTACACGCTCGATGAGCTAGAAGCCATGCTCGATCCAGCCCGTTTTTTCCGCATCAGCCGTTCGTTTCTGGTGGCTATCGACAGCGTAGAGCAGATTCAACCCTACTTCGGCAACCGGCTGGCGTTGCAGCTCAAACCCACCATCGATAAAGAGGTGATTGTAAGCCGGGAAAAGCTGACGCCTTTCAAAACCTGGATGGGCAAATAA